Genomic DNA from Methanosarcina sp. MTP4:
TAGGAGCCATAATCGGAGACAGCGCAAGGACAATAGAAGCAATAAGCCCGGATAAGCCGGGTTTTATCCGCTACAGCGGGGAGTACTGGCAGGCCCGGTCCGAAGAAGAAATAGGGAAAGGAGAAAAGGTGGAAATTATCGGAAAAGAGCAGGAAATGCTTGTGGTGAAGCGTAAATCCTGATTTTATTATAAGTATTATTATCAGGATTTACTCTTTTTACACATTATTTCTTTTTCAAGACTTTATCCTTATAATTTATCCTTATAATTTATCCTTATAATTTATCCTTATAAAAAACATTCTCGTCTTAGTTTTTCTTTTCTTTCCTTATTTTCTCCAGAACCTTCTGCTTTTTCTCAATGGCTTCGGCTGCGGACCTGTCGATTGCCGCCCTCATCTCCTCAAAGCCCCTGGGATTTTCTTCCCCGTGGACTTTTTTAACCGGGGTGTAGGCGGATTCCCTGAAGCGCGGGGCAAAGTCCCTGCGTTCCCCATCAATAATTACTTCGGCTCCGGTACCTTCTTCCACATGGCCTATGATGTCGATCGCAACGCCTGCGGCCCGGACAGTCTCGAGGATTTGGTCTGCGTATTCCGGGGGAGCGATGACCAGCAGGGCATCCAGGGACACACCGAGGTAGTCGATTTTCAGGGTTTCGAGCATGGAGAGGACCTTAGGGTTCACAAGGGCCCGCATTTTTGATTCTTCGAAAACCAGTTTTACTCCTGCGGTTTTTGAGATTTCCCGGGCATCCCCACGGATCCCACCATTGGTTACGTCGGTCATGGAATGGACATTTACATGGAGCCCGGACTCAAGAACGGCTTCGCAGGCTTCCAGGAAACGGATGTTGATGGTTTCGTCCACAACATCGTGCATGCCGTAGTAAAGCGCAGTTGTGGAAATCGTTCCGCCACCTGCCCCTTCGGTCATTAGGACCAGGTCACCCACTTCGGTCTGGTTCCGCGATGTCAGGGAAGAAGTCACACCAACTGCCCCAACGCCTCCGGTCATGCGGTCCCCTATGACCATGTCCCCGCCAATCCTGAGAGTGCTTCCCGTGATCAGGGGAATTCCGGTAAGTTCCGAAACCGTAGTAATCCCTGCGATATGGTCGAAGATCTTTGCAACGTCCCCGTCGTCTGCGACATGGATATCGGAGAGCATCGCAAGGGGGCGAGACCCCATGGAATAAATGTCCCGGAGGGCAGCCCTGGCTACGTGGAAACCGGAAAGGAAGGGAAAGTCGCTTAAGCGGGAATGGATACCGTCGATGGTCAACACCAAATATTCATTGCCTATCCGTACAACCCCGGAATCATCAAGCTGGGAACTGTCCACCACAGCCCCTGTTTGGCCTATGACCTCCCCGAGCTTGGAGTGCACGTAGAAGTCTCCGGTCCCCCTGGAACCTACCCCGAATTCACCCATGGAAACCCCCGAGACAGTGGAGCTCAAGACCTCACCCTTCACGTTTAGAGTCGCCCTAGCTTCGGAAATCACCGCCGACGCAATCTCCCGGGCGCCTTCCGGGCTTAGCTTCTTTATCTCGAGAATTCTTTCAGCAAGCTGTGCCTTAAGCCCGTTTTCATTTTCAGGATCCTGCCTGAGTGACCGTTTTGCGTAGCCTTCTATGTCCATAATATCATCTTCTTGTGAAATTAACTATAAATATTCAAGATTCCTTACCATTCAAGCACTGGAAAAAATAAAAGTAGAAGTAAAAAGTAAATCAGGGACTGAAACAGCCTTCAACACATACTGACAAAGTTTTTCAGTATATGCAGTCCAACATCTCCACTTTTTTCAGGATGGAACTGCGTCCCCATGACGTTGCCCTCCGAGTTTACGACCGAAGCTGCAAATTCCAGCCCGTACTCACATGCCGCAAGGGTATGCTCCGGGTCAGTGTCCACGTAATAGGAGTGGACGAAATACACGAAAGCCCTGTCGGAGATTCCCTTGAAAAGGGGGTGGTCCTGTGTGATCTTTATATTGTTCCAGCCAATATGGGGCACTTTAAGCTCGGATTTCGGAAAGCGAATGACCTTCCCGGGGACCAGGGCGAGCCCATCGGTCAGCTGCCCTTCCTCGGATGTGCTCATAAGAAGCTGCTGTCCGAGGCAGATCCCTAGCATCGGTTTCCCGGATTTTGCATACTCGTAAACGATCTCTTTGAGGGGAAGCAGGCACCTCATGGCGTCCACAAAAGCGCCAACACCCGGAAGAATCACTCCGTCAGCGGCAAGAATCTCTTCAGGTTCCCCCGAGATTACGGGATTCGCTCCTGCGTGTTCGAGCCCCTTTTGAACACTCCGGAGATTTCCGATCCCATAATCGAGAATCACGATTCTCTTCATAGCTCTAACAAATAAAGTTAAAATAGATTAAGTTTACGAGCAAATATATAAAGATTGAAAAAAATTTAAGAAAAAAGGCAGTTGGAAAAAAGCAACCAGCTTAAAAGGGATCTTTTTCGGTTGTGGAGAATTTTATTTTGCTGCAAGTTTCAGTAAGATTCGTTCTTTACTGCTCTATTCCTTACTGCTCTGTTCCTTACTGCTCTGCTTTTTACTGCCCTACTCGTTACTGCCCTGCTCTTTAACGTTTTGTTTTCTGCGGTCTTTTCAAAAGTCACCCTGGACTTACCGCAGCGTACACATTCATAGCGTTTCTCAACCACTTTTGGCAAATAGGAAAGTGCACCGCTTTTTCGTTTCCATTTATGCAATCCCAAAAAACACAAAAAACTATGCGGACCCGTTTTTTCTGATGAGACTTCAGAGCCACTATCGTTCAAAAAGCCGTTTCTCCTCGTGCATATTTGATATGATTAATCATGAAGTATTCAATTTCAGTATGGTCAGGAAGATATATAAGTGTATAGTTATGATCTGAAATATTCAGAAACATTGATTATTAAAAAATAAGCCGGTCTAAAAATCAAATAATTTTATATACAGTGATCGAGTACTGATAAAATGTAAAATAATTTACATTCGATAATCTGGAAAATATCAAAGAGTGGGGGAACTCATGAGACGAATCCGGTTTTTAAGAAATGACGAAAGAGCTATGGAACTCCCGATCAATATTGTGGTGATGCTGGTCGTGGGGATGGTTGCCCTTGCCACACTTATTTCAATAATACCGACTCCGACAAAAGAGATGTCGGTTTTTATTGAAGGAGCAGCCCTGGGAGAAGAAGACCTTCAGGCAGGAAATTCGATAATAGTAAGCGCAGACGTTGCAGAAACTCCTTTCGGCGTAACGGTAAAGATCAAGGCGACAGACCAGGACGGTAACCCAGTGAGAGACGCAAATGTGGTGCTGACAGGCCTCGGAGGTGCGGCATCGAATAACACGGACATCAACGGAGTCACGGTCCTGACAACGCCGGAGGGGGCAATGCCCAGGCTTGACCCGAACCAGAATGAGGGGACTATGGACCTGAAGATCCTGGCAGACGGCTTTTACGACTACGAGAAACAGGACGCCATTATGATCATAAAGACCCGGGTGACCTGAAAAGAAGAAAGCTGAGAAAGTATGAAAAATTACTGAAAGAGAAAAAAATCTCTTCGAAAAATCTCTTCGAAAAAAAATCATTTAAAAACAGAAGAAATTACTGAAAAAGGAATTACTGAAAAAAAGTAAATGAGCGGAAAGGGAAAAGGAGTGAAAACTACCGATATTCGGTTAGGAGGTCGCATATGCAACCCCGGAAATTAACTGAGAATGAAGAAGGGACCGTTGGGCTCCCGATAAGAATTGTGGTCCTTTCGATCGTGGGCTTCATAGGGTTTTATGCGATCCTCTCAGCCATCTCAAGCGCTCCCTCGCCGCCCGAACCCCTGTATGCGCAAGCAAACGTGAGCGCTGTTTTCCTCCCTTCCGGAGAAGAAAACAACACGGAAACAAATCTGACCCTCCTTGTCACGGCACTTGACGGGGAGAGCCAGAGGGTAGGGGGAGCTAATGTGATTCTCCGGAGCCCCGATCGCAACCGGGCATACTCCGGCGTCACGGACGCGGAAGGAAAAGTTATAATAGAGCTAAAAAATCCGGAGCTTCCCCCGGGAAAATCCGAAGGGTACATTTCCCTGAAAGCCATGAAAACAGGGTATCAGGATTACGTAAACGACTATTTTGTAAAAGTGACCCGGAGTTGAGCTATTTCAAAAGCCAGACCAGGCCCGGAAAAAGAGCTAATTCCGGATTCTATTTTATTTTTAGATTTTTAACTGTTAACATGGGATCAGGCAACA
This window encodes:
- a CDS encoding AIR synthase-related protein yields the protein MDIEGYAKRSLRQDPENENGLKAQLAERILEIKKLSPEGAREIASAVISEARATLNVKGEVLSSTVSGVSMGEFGVGSRGTGDFYVHSKLGEVIGQTGAVVDSSQLDDSGVVRIGNEYLVLTIDGIHSRLSDFPFLSGFHVARAALRDIYSMGSRPLAMLSDIHVADDGDVAKIFDHIAGITTVSELTGIPLITGSTLRIGGDMVIGDRMTGGVGAVGVTSSLTSRNQTEVGDLVLMTEGAGGGTISTTALYYGMHDVVDETINIRFLEACEAVLESGLHVNVHSMTDVTNGGIRGDAREISKTAGVKLVFEESKMRALVNPKVLSMLETLKIDYLGVSLDALLVIAPPEYADQILETVRAAGVAIDIIGHVEEGTGAEVIIDGERRDFAPRFRESAYTPVKKVHGEENPRGFEEMRAAIDRSAAEAIEKKQKVLEKIRKEKKN
- a CDS encoding carboxypeptidase-like regulatory domain-containing protein; its protein translation is MQPRKLTENEEGTVGLPIRIVVLSIVGFIGFYAILSAISSAPSPPEPLYAQANVSAVFLPSGEENNTETNLTLLVTALDGESQRVGGANVILRSPDRNRAYSGVTDAEGKVIIELKNPELPPGKSEGYISLKAMKTGYQDYVNDYFVKVTRS
- the hisH gene encoding imidazole glycerol phosphate synthase subunit HisH, with product MKRIVILDYGIGNLRSVQKGLEHAGANPVISGEPEEILAADGVILPGVGAFVDAMRCLLPLKEIVYEYAKSGKPMLGICLGQQLLMSTSEEGQLTDGLALVPGKVIRFPKSELKVPHIGWNNIKITQDHPLFKGISDRAFVYFVHSYYVDTDPEHTLAACEYGLEFAASVVNSEGNVMGTQFHPEKSGDVGLHILKNFVSMC
- a CDS encoding Ig-like domain-containing protein, which translates into the protein MRRIRFLRNDERAMELPINIVVMLVVGMVALATLISIIPTPTKEMSVFIEGAALGEEDLQAGNSIIVSADVAETPFGVTVKIKATDQDGNPVRDANVVLTGLGGAASNNTDINGVTVLTTPEGAMPRLDPNQNEGTMDLKILADGFYDYEKQDAIMIIKTRVT